In Flavobacterium piscisymbiosum, the sequence GGTAAGCGAAGTAGGTAAGGTGAAGTTTTTAGCTTTAGCCAAAGCACTTACTTCAGAAGCCGATTTGGTATGCTCATCAACAAGCATTTTTCCAAATTTTTTAACCTCAGGATTGGTACTTTTAGTTTGAGCCAGTTTTCCGATTTCGATTTCAGCAAGATTCACTTCTGCTATATCTACTAAAAATTCCGAATCATCTTTTTTATCATCAATTGAGTCAAATTTGGCTTCGTTACTATCTTCAGCAACTTCTTTTGGATCTTCTTGTTTTGTTTCGTTTTTACAAGAATTCAGGGAAACGATTAATAATCCTGCTCCTAAAATTACTTTTCCGGCTAATAGTATTTTTTTCATGATTTATAAGTTTAAAT encodes:
- a CDS encoding DUF4142 domain-containing protein, whose translation is MKKILLAGKVILGAGLLIVSLNSCKNETKQEDPKEVAEDSNEAKFDSIDDKKDDSEFLVDIAEVNLAEIEIGKLAQTKSTNPEVKKFGKMLVDEHTKSASEVSALAKAKNFTLPTSLTEDGQEEYKKLNEKSGLDFDKKFADMMIDGHEKAIDKLQKATKDAKDEDVKLWASNNIAPLTAHLEHAKLLKQDLDKKK